A segment of the Campylobacter vulpis genome:
GAAGTTTCTTGCGTTTGACTTTCTTTTTTATACCTTTGTTCGGTAGGATTTTCTTCACTAAAGCTCTCATTTGTAAATTCATTATATTCTTTGGCATTTTGTGGCTCACTTTTGCCTAAATCTAGAGCTTTTGGAAGATTTATATGAAGAGAATTTAGAGTATTTTTGTAAAAAGCCAAATAAGCTTTGTCTATTTCAAAAGCTGGACGTTCTAAACCTTTGTTAAGTTGGGTTGGAACATTGCTAAGTGTAGTTTTAAACATACTCACTCCATCACTACTTTTAATAGGATAGGTTAAATCGATTAAAGAATCGAGTTTGGTATTGCTTGAAATTTTAGTTTTATTTTGTGGATTATGGGCATCGATAAATTCGATTTTCCCCTCAAATTTTAAACCAAGTTTTGAGTCTATTGAATCTCCACTAAGCCATTCGCTTGTTTTTTGAATTTCTTTTTCATCAATGAAAATTTTAATTACGCCTTTAAGTTTATAATCGGGATTTGCATTATCTATTTCATAGCCCTTAAGCTTTGCAATAGTTTTGATTTGTTCCTCTAAATTTTGTTTTAAAAGCTCATTTTCCTTATCGATGCGAATTTTAAGCACAGAATTTTCAAAATTATCCGAATAATTATTATTTTGTTCTAAAATTAAAGGCTCTAAGGCAATTTTAATGCCAGAATTTATAGCTTGAATTTGAGTGGGAGCTTGAGGTTTAAAATTTGGCATAGAAAGATGAACGAAATTTGAGCTTGTATTTGAGCAAGCTATAAAGAGTAGAGCTGTGCTAAGTAAAAAAGCTTTTTTCATTATTTAACCTTTTATTTTTTAAACGTAATTATAGCAAGTTAAAGTTTTTTTGCTATATTTCTCTTAAAAAATTTGGACTTAAAATGGAATTTTGGCAAAATATTTATGCAAATTTTGATGTTGTAGCTTTTGAGTTTTTTGGTTTTAAGGTGCATTGGTATGGCATTATGTATGTGATAGCCTTACTTTTAGCCTTATATTTGGCGAAATTTTTTGTTAAAAAATTTAATTTAGATATAGATAGTAAGCATTTAGATAATTATTTTATCTGGGTTGAACTTGGCGTGATTTTAGGTGCTAGACTTGGTTATATTTTAATTTATGATTCTCATACACTTTACTATTTTACGCATCCTTGGCAAATTTTTAACCCTTTTGATATAAATGGCGAATTTGTAGGTATTCGTGGTATGAGTTATCACGGTGCTATTATTGGTTTTTTATTGGCAACCTTTCTTTTTTGTAAAAAATATAAGCAAAGACTTTGGCTTTATCTTGATGTTGTAGCTTTGAGTGTTCCTTTGGCTTATGTTTTTGGAAGAGTGGGAAATTTCCTCAATCAAGAGCTTTTTGGGCGTGTGAGTGATGTGCCTTGGGGAATTTATGTTGATGGTTTATTACGGCACCCCTCTCAACTTTACGAAGCATTTTTGGAAGGTGTTGTTGTTTTTATTATCGTTTATTTGTTTAAATTGAGACAAAAATTTGAGGGAGAGCTTATTATCGTTTATGCTGGAGCTTACTCTTTAGCGCGTTTTGTGTGTGAGTTTTATAGAGAACCTGATTTTGAGCTTGGATTTGTGGCTTTTGGGCTAAGTATGGGACAAATTTTAAGTTTAATAATGTTCATAGTAGCTTTATTTTTTTATCTTTTTTTTAAAAAAAATTTAATGTATCTTAAAGG
Coding sequences within it:
- the lgt gene encoding prolipoprotein diacylglyceryl transferase, with protein sequence MEFWQNIYANFDVVAFEFFGFKVHWYGIMYVIALLLALYLAKFFVKKFNLDIDSKHLDNYFIWVELGVILGARLGYILIYDSHTLYYFTHPWQIFNPFDINGEFVGIRGMSYHGAIIGFLLATFLFCKKYKQRLWLYLDVVALSVPLAYVFGRVGNFLNQELFGRVSDVPWGIYVDGLLRHPSQLYEAFLEGVVVFIIVYLFKLRQKFEGELIIVYAGAYSLARFVCEFYREPDFELGFVAFGLSMGQILSLIMFIVALFFYLFFKKNLMYLKG